Within Bdellovibrio bacteriovorus HD100, the genomic segment AACGATCTTCAATAGTCTTCCCGATGTAATCAGCCTTGATCGGCAATTCACGGCGGGCAGGTTTATCCAGCAGGGTCACGATTTTCAATGAAGCCGGAGCGGAAGCAAACAGACGGCTTCTTAGGAAACTCAGGGTTCTGCCGGTGTCGATGATTTCTTCAACCACGATCACGTGTTTGCCTGCGATGTTTACAGAGATGTCTTTGACGATCTTGATCGCGCCACCGCGCTCAACCGCCTGCACGTGAACGAAATCCACTTGCTGAGGCAGGTCCACTTTGCGCATCAGATCCGCAGTGAAATGGATCGAGCCGCGCAGAGGGCAGATGAACACAATTTCCTTTCCTTCATAGTCAGCTTCGATTTGCGAAGCCAGGTTTTCGACAAGCTCTTTGATCTCGTCGCTTGTCAGGAAGGAAACCATTTGATCTTTAAGTTGTGCCATGTTGTGTGCCTCTTACAAGTCGATGGAAGTGATGCCAGCAGCCTGCGCCATTTTCAGATAGCGCAAAGCCTCGGGATGTTGCGGATCCCGAATAAGGATATTCTCCCATTGTTCCGTGGCTTCAGCAATATTGTTTGAATTGTAGTAAATCGCCCCCAGCTTCAGTCGAGCTGGAATAAGGTGTGGGTATTCGCGGATCAGGGACTTCAGATCCTTGATGGCGCGGTCCCCCTGGCCCAGTTGCACATGAACTTCAGCAATGCGCATGGTGATTTCTGCTTTTCTGCTGGAAAGTTTCTGTGCCTTCAGAAGCTGTTCCAAAGCTTCGTTGTAGCGTTTGTACTGATAATACAAGTCCGCCAGTTCCTCGTGTTTGGAGGCGATTTTTTCGTCCACAAACGGGTCCTGTTTGCCGGATTTTTTCTCCAGCTGGGATTGAGCATCCAGGAACACCTGTTTGCCTTCATCGTATTTACCCAGATCATTCAGAATGATGGACAAACCCACGCTGGCGTCGGTGTAGGTGGGATCGATTTCCAAAGCACGACGGAAGGTTTTGATCGCCTTGCTGAACTGGCCTTTGTCGTAAAAGATCGTCGCCAGCATCTGATAAACTTCCGGATTGCGGGTGTTTTGCAGAAGCATCTGGTTCAGAATCGGTTCGGCCATCTTGTAGTTCCCGTTGATGAAGTATCCACGGGCTTCAGAGAGCATATCGTCATGAAGAGCGTTCATTACTCAAGCTCCTTTTCAGCGTCTT encodes:
- the hpt gene encoding hypoxanthine phosphoribosyltransferase encodes the protein MAQLKDQMVSFLTSDEIKELVENLASQIEADYEGKEIVFICPLRGSIHFTADLMRKVDLPQQVDFVHVQAVERGGAIKIVKDISVNIAGKHVIVVEEIIDTGRTLSFLRSRLFASAPASLKIVTLLDKPARRELPIKADYIGKTIEDRYVVGYGMDSEELGRNYPDIYALKN
- a CDS encoding tetratricopeptide repeat protein, whose protein sequence is MNALHDDMLSEARGYFINGNYKMAEPILNQMLLQNTRNPEVYQMLATIFYDKGQFSKAIKTFRRALEIDPTYTDASVGLSIILNDLGKYDEGKQVFLDAQSQLEKKSGKQDPFVDEKIASKHEELADLYYQYKRYNEALEQLLKAQKLSSRKAEITMRIAEVHVQLGQGDRAIKDLKSLIREYPHLIPARLKLGAIYYNSNNIAEATEQWENILIRDPQHPEALRYLKMAQAAGITSIDL